In the genome of Candidatus Hydrogenedentota bacterium, the window ATGTCCTGCCGCACCGCCGGGTCCAGCCCCGACGACGGCTCGTCCAGCAGCAGCAGCTCGGGACGGTAGGCCAGCGCGGCCAGCAGCCCCGCCTTCGCCTTCTCGCCCCGGCTCAGCGTGCGGATCCGCGACGCCGGGTCCAGGCCGAACAGCTTGCGCAGGCGCTCCGCGTAGGCGTCGTCCCACGCCGGGTAGAAGGCCCGCGAGTAGCCGATCAGCTCGTCCACCCGCATCCACGGCGGCAGGTCGCGGTCCTCCGACAGATAGCCCAGCCGCGACAGCACCCCCACGGGGTCCTCCACCGGGTCGCGGCCGAACACCCGCACCGTCCCCGCCGCCGCCCGCATCAGGCCGAGCAGATGGCGGATCAGCGTGGTTTTGCCCGCGCCGTTCTCGCCCACCAGCCCGAAGACCACCCCCGGCGGCACGTCCAGACTGACGCCGTCCAGGGCGATTTTCTGCTTGAAGTGCCGGACCAGTCCCCGCACCTCGACCACCGGT includes:
- a CDS encoding ABC transporter ATP-binding protein, which codes for MTTTPENTTGPVVEVRGLVRHFKQKIALDGVSLDVPPGVVFGLVGENGAGKTTLIRHLLGLMRAAAGTVRVFGRDPVEDPVGVLSRLGYLSEDRDLPPWMRVDELIGYSRAFYPAWDDAYAERLRKLFGLDPASRIRTLSRGEKAKAGLLAALAYRPELLLLDEPSSGLDPAVRQDILEAILRDVVSEGRTVLFSSHLLDEIERVADVVAMIHHGRVVLHGPLDTVKAAHTRLTVRFVENRTELPEMAGVIEANGLGRDWTLVCEGDPESVRAQAAALGGEITGQRSPSLEEIFVARVHGRRGAETWADAARAGRV